TACCATTTGGATCCTGCAGACGGGCTTGGACACATGGCCGTCGATCTAAATGAGGGCTTGCTCTATTATACGGAGGGCGAGCTTCGAATGAAGTTTGATATTCAGAATATCGGTCTTGGTGATGTCAAAAGCTCGGATGAGTGGACGACGCAGATTAATCTGCGCGGTATTAAACGAGAGGATGTGGCTTTGGCGGACGCAAGTTTGACTCCATTTCAGGATTTTGTGGATGCTGTGGAGCCCACTATTACTCTAGGTTCGTTCACTGTTGAGGAATTCATGGCCGGTCGCAGTGAGGCGAACCCCAGTGGAAGTAGCGTCGCGATTGATCTTGAATTGGCGATCCCAAGCGGGGCACGCTTGGTTCAAATTATTGAGGATGGTTACAGTTTTGCGGATTATCTCTGGTTTATCGAAGTCGTTATTGATTCCACCAACGCTCTTGCTCAATCCGAAATTGTGAATGAAGCCACGGGTTCAGTTGCCCCGGTGGAGTATCCATGGTGGATTCTCAATATTCAGGAGATTTTGGATTCTGATTCATATTTAACAGATATGGGTACCAGCGAAGTCGATGGGGCTTTTGGAATTACTAGCGCATTTTTAAGTATGGATGCGACTACATGGGAGCTTCTCTACCCCGGTTATTCGACTGCAGATTCTGAGAATTTGTTGGCGTATGCCTTCAATCGAGACCCATCTACTGGTGATACTGCGGGCAACCAGTTCCCTGGTAGCTATGGTGTGGTTGAAGTTGAGGGAGATGAGTATCTCAGTATCAGCTTTGATATTGTGACACGTGCCACAGACTTAACCTATGTGGTGCAGGCTGCGGACGATGTCGCCTTTACAACAAATCAAGTCGACTTGCTAACCATCAATGTTACGAATTCGAGCGGCTATACGGATCTAACCGGACCCGCATCACTGACAGGTGATGGAGGTCTGATCGATGCTGATAATGTGGTCAGCGTTTTGGATCAAGGCTATGCGGCCAATGTTACCGTTCAGGATGAGCAAACTGTGGGCACGTCACCGACTCGTTTTATTCGAATTATTGTTGGTGGTACTGCAGCAAGTGCCGTCTCCAGTGATTGATTCGAGCCTGAAGAATTGATTTCAAGCGCGACTCTCCTGCGGGAGTCGCGCTTTTTTATTTCTTAAAGACGACGATACGGTTGCTGTTGGTGCCGCGGGTGTTGTTGCGCACGCCCCAGCAGTTGGCGGTCTTGGTAAAGCTCTGGCTGTTGATGAGCGTGTATTCCACTGTCAGGCCCGCAGCTTGGCCCGCGAGTATGATCTGCTCTTCCAGCTTGAGTTTGCCTTTGCGGACTTCGCCCACTTCCAGCGCAATGCGACCTTGGGGCTTGAGCACACGGCTCATTTCTTGCAGCGAGGCGGTCATCTTCTCGGTCCAGTCTTCCAGTTTGCGCAACTGCCATAGTTTGCCGGCTTCGGGCTCGCATTGGCAGAACCAGTTGCGCAGCCAGTTGTCGCCTACGTAATTGACGATATCGAGGAAGGGCGGCGAGGTGACGATCAGTTGTACGGATTCGTCTTTTATCTCTGGAGTGGCATCGGCCGAGCGGCAGAGTAGGGTGGAAGAGGTGGTGTTGTAATCGTCGGGCAATGCGTGGCGCAAGAGGCTCTTGGATTTCTTTAGCATCAGTTCCTTGGTGTTGCGATACGCTGGCTTCTGATTGCGCTTGGCGTTAATCTTACGCTGTGCATTGAGTGTGGTGGCTTGATTGGGGGAAGTGTATAGACTGAGAAAAAGCCCTTGGAGTGACCGGTCAGGCGATTGCACGCCACCATTTGCAGCCATGCATCGATTTCATCGAATGTGCCAGCGCTGTGGCGTGCTTTGAAATAGCTGCGCCAGCCGTAGAGCTCCCGCAGGGTGCGGGCTTCAAAGAAGACGAGTAGTTCTTCGTCTTCGATTTCAGTAGTAGGCAGGCTAATTTGTTCAATCCGGTGGAGGATCTTTTCGAAGCTTTGCTCGCAGAGGCGGGGAGCGGTTAGGATCGTGCTGAGCGGGTTGACGTCGTTGCCGATTACATTGTGCCCGAGGAGTTTGGCTTCGATTAAGGTGGTGCCACGTCCCATGAAGGGGTCGTAGATCAATTGGCCCGGTTTGGCGTAGCGCTCAATGAAATAGGCGGGCAGCTGAGGCTTGTAGCAGGCGCGGTAGGATACTTCGTGGATCGAGTGTCCGTCTCGTTGTTTGGCGGTCCAGAATGCGCCTTGTTTGGTGGGGGCTGTGCGTGGGATGGCTTGAGTCGTTGGCATTCTTCCAACGATGGAAGCTGTTCCCCATAGTACAAGCGTAGAATGTAATTATTATTTTTCCAGTGGTTGAGCGAGTATGAAGGGGCGCACGATCATGGCTTTAAACTGCGTTTTCTCCTTTTGCCAATGTTCGGCATGGAGCTCGCAGGGTTGCACTAAGTCGCCGCATTTGAGCCATTTTTGAACTTGAGCTTGATCGTCCTCGGTAAAGGCGATGCCCGCGATTT
The nucleotide sequence above comes from Coraliomargarita algicola. Encoded proteins:
- a CDS encoding DNA methyltransferase — its product is MPTTQAIPRTAPTKQGAFWTAKQRDGHSIHEVSYRACYKPQLPAYFIERYAKPGQLIYDPFMGRGTTLIEAKLLGHNVIGNDVNPLSTILTAPRLCEQSFEKILHRIEQISLPTTEIEDEELLVFFEARTLRELYGWRSYFKARHSAGTFDEIDAWLQMVACNRLTGHSKGFFSVYTLPPIKPPHSMHSVRLTPSAIRSQRIATPRN
- a CDS encoding DUF2288 domain-containing protein, with amino-acid sequence MFNDDFSPAEDTLSPSEKLEKYSGEVDWSYLRPHFEAGNMIYVDPCLDLKIAGIAFTEDDQAQVQKWLKCGDLVQPCELHAEHWQKEKTQFKAMIVRPFILAQPLEK